From a region of the Impatiens glandulifera chromosome 4, dImpGla2.1, whole genome shotgun sequence genome:
- the LOC124936755 gene encoding uncharacterized protein LOC124936755, whose protein sequence is MRSLSTVGLALSLVFGCLFLALMAELYYLIWWKKRISNERDVEVIFCWKKSSSIRSTALNPQEICSSLRMTDTQVYQPLSLLHAHQNKEIWLRQFGEEEGEENEEAVRLRQNISLSGGPPRFLFTIKEETKEEMESEDGRSRKVSRTRSLSDLILTVETDQTPYLTPMASPLYFTPPMTPMDSSSSSLRSPNDFNPLLESSTDTEFRMMKSFLASSPSPPPKFKFLKDAEEKLYRRRLKEEAEKCSNGSSPNSMYLKDEGNGTFISLVIAENKNNNNNNNRGRDLSPEIHKLSSSSTSSQCHSSSLQIVSSTIRSISV, encoded by the coding sequence atgagaTCTTTGAGTACAGTGGGTCTTGCTTTGAGTCTTGTTTTTGGGTGTCTATTTCTAGCTCTAATGGCTGAGCTTTACTACTTGATATGGTGGAAGAAGAGAATTAGTAATGAAAGAGATGTTGAAGTTATCTTCTGTTGGAAAAAATCATCATCTATTAGATCCACAGCATTAAACCCTCAAGAGATATGTTCATCATTGAGAATGACTGATACCCAAGTTTATCAGCCTCTTTCTCTCCTCCATGCCCATCAAAACAAGGAAATCTGGCTCAGACAATTTggggaagaagaaggagaagaaaatgaagaagctGTCAGACTGCGGCAGAACATTAGCCTTTCAGGTGGTCCACCGAGATTTCTCTTCACCATTAAAGAAGAAACTAAAGAGGAAATGGAATCTGAAGATGGAAGATCTAGAAAAGTGTCAAGAACTAGAAGTTTGAGTGATTTGATTCTTACAGTTGAGACTGATCAAACTCCATATCTAACACCTATGGCTTCACCACTTTACTTCACTCCTCCAATGACACCAATggattcatcttcttcttctttaagaAGCCCAAATGATTTCAACCCTCTTCTTGAATCGTCAACAGATACTGAATTCAGAATGATGAAATCATTTCTAGCATCATCACCATCACCGCCGCCAAAGTTCAAGTTCTTGAAAGATGCTGAGGAGAAACTCTATAGAAGAAGGCTTAAGGAAGAAGCTGAAAAGTGTAGTAATGGTTCTTCTCCAAATTCAATGTACTTGAAAGATGAGGGAAATGGAACTTTTATTAGTCTTGTTATTGCTGAGaacaagaacaacaacaacaacaacaacagagGTAGAGATCTGAGTCCTGAAATTCATAagttatcttcttcttctacttcttcACAGTGCCATTCAAGCTCTTTACAGATTGTATCATCCACCATTAGAAGTATATCAGTTTGA
- the LOC124935933 gene encoding very-long-chain enoyl-CoA reductase: protein MKITVVTRSGKELIKGGLELDDSATVADLQDAIYRRTKKYYPSRQRLTLPLAAGLKEKPIVLQNKKSLKEYTKEGQSDELTVVFKDLGTQISYQILFFWEYLGPLLIYPIFYFFNVYQYLGYKGNRVIQPVQTYAMYYWCFHYSKRIMETFFIHRFSHATSPLSNVFRNCAYYWSFGAYIAYYVNHPLYTPVSDLQMKIGFSFGIVCQLANLYCHILLRNLRGPGGSGGYQIPSGFLFNIVTCANYTTEIYQWIGFNIATQTIAGYVFVAVAASIMTNWALAKHRRLRRLFDGKDGRPKYPRRWVILPPFL, encoded by the exons ATGAAGATAACCGTCGTTACTCGGAGCGGTAAAGAACTCATCAAGGGTGGCCTTGAACTCGATGATTCG GCTACTGTTGCTGATCTGCAGGATGCAATTTACCGTCGAA CCAAAAAATACTATCCTTCCCGACAGCGACTGACACTCCCCCTTGCAGCGGGGTTAAAGGAGAAACCGATTGttcttcaaaacaaaaaaagtcTGAAGGAATACACTAAAGAAGGACAGTCAGATGAGCTAACAGTTGTCTTCAAAGACTTGGGCACACAAATTTCTTATCAAATACTTTTCTTTTGGGAATATTTAGGTCCTCTGTTAATCTATCCCATCTTTTACTTCTTCAACGTTTACCAATACTTGGGTTACAAAGGAAATCGAGTTATTCAACCAGTACAAACATACGCAATGTACTATTGGTGCTTCCACTACTCCAAACGCATAATGGAAACCTTCTTTATCCATCGTTTCAGCCACGCAACATCACCACTCTCCAATGTATTCCGAAACTGTGCTTATTACTGGTCTTTCGGTGCTTACATTGCTTATTACGTAAACCACCCACTTTATACACCTGTAAGTGATCTCCAAATGAAGATAGGTTTCTCTTTTGGAATAGTTTGTCAGTTGGCCAACTTATATTGCCATATCTTGCTGAGGAATCTCCGTGGCCCTGGAGGGAGTGGCGGTTATCAAATTCCGAGTgggtttttgtttaatattgtgACTTGTGCCAATTACACTACCGAAATTTATCAGTGGATTGGGTTTAATATTGCGACACAGACTATTGCTGGATATGTTTTTGTTGCTGTGGCTGCTTCGATTATGACTAATTGGGCTCTTGCTAAGCACCGACGTTTGAGGAGG TTATTTGATGGGAAAGATGGGCGGCCAAAGTATCCACGACGTTGGGTCATCCTACCGCCTTTCCTGTAG